The Sulfurimonas sp. HSL-1716 sequence AGTCTCCATATTTTTTATAATTTTGATGATAAAGAATATAAAATACGTAAAAAATCTAAAAAATGAAAACAAGGAAAAAAAAGATGATAATTGACACGCATATACATCTGGATGACGGCAGATACGACGATGACTTTGAAGATGTTATAAACAGAGCGTATCAAAACGATGTAAAGCGGTTTATCATTCCCGGTGCCGATCCTCTGACCCTTGAAAAAGCAGTAAAGATAGCAGAAACACATGAAAATATCTACTTTGCCGTAGGAGTGCATCCGTATGATCTTGAAGCATTTGATTCTTTTGATTTTGAAAAATATCTGCAGCATGAAAAGTGTGTAGCCGTAGGCGAATGCGGGATGGATTATTTTAGGCTCGAAGGAAGCCATGAAGAAAAAGAGATCGTCAAAAAAGAGCAGGAAAGAGTCTTCAAAGCACAAATAAGACTGGCAAAAAAGTATAAAAAGCCGCTTATCGTGCATATACGCGACGCTTCACTCGATTCCAAAAGAATACTTCTTGAAGAAGAAGCGGGCGAAGTAGGGGGTGTTTTACATTGTTACAACGCCGATGAACAGCTTCTTTCTCTAGCACAAGAGGGCTTTTATTTCGGTATAGGCGGGGTACTGACCTTCAGCAATGCAAAAAAACTGGTCAACGTTCTGCCAAAAATTCCTTTGGAAAGGCTGGTTATAGAGACCGACGGGCCGTATTTGACTCCGACACCGCACAGAGGGGAAAGGAACGAACCCGCTTACACAAGATTTGTCGCTAAAAAAATGTCAGAACTATTACATAAAAATATCGATGAAATTGAGAATATAACGACAGAAAATGCGATAAAATTGTTTCATATTCTTTAATATTATATAATTTGCACATATAATTTATATAATAATAATCTCTTTTTAGATAAAATAAAACACTTTTTATTATGGAAATTGTTATATTATGCTTAGATTTATTTTGATTTTACTGGCTCCGTATGCACTTTTTGCTGCATTGACGTTCAGCACGAACAACAATAAAGACGTAGAACTTTTAAAGACATTCGACATAGACTCATCCTTCCTGTATGATGAAAAACTAAATGAGATGAAATCTTCTGAACGCGCAAGATACCAATATAAACACTTTTTTCAAGCTATGGACAATGCTTATATATTTATCCCCAGAATCAAAGAAGTACTCAACGAGTACAACGTCCCCGCAGAGTTTTTGTATCTTGCCATGGCGGAATCCAACTTTTCCACTAAGGCATATTCGAAAAAAAGAGCTACGGGTATGTGGCAGTTTATGCCCCGTACCGCAAAACTGTATAAATTAAGAATCGATGATTACGTGGATGAAAGACGTGATCTTATAAAATCCTCCAAAGCTGCAGCGCAATATCTTACTTATCTGCACAAAAAATTCGGAAAATGGTATCTGGCGGCGATCGCGTACAACTGCGGAGGAGGGTATCTCAGCCGTGCTATAAAAAGAGCGGGTACGGATGATCTAAAAGTACTTTTGGATGATAAAAAAAGATATATCCCGCGCGAAAGCAGACTTTATATCAGAAAGATTCTTGCTTTGGCATTGGTAGGGAACGATGAAGACTATCTGATAGACAACGAGTATGAATTTTTGCTTAACCGCGGAAATGCTTATTCGCTGGCAACGGTAAAGGTCGCCAGAGGGGAATCTTTATCGAGAATCTCCAAACTGATCGGTATTCCATTGAAAGAACTAAAAGCTCTAAACCATCATTTAAGTTATGATTTTACTCCGCCCGATGTAAAAACCTACGATATTTACATTCCATACGTAAAACTTTCGGAGTTCAAACAGAAATATCATCCCGAAAGCATCAAAAACATCTATATGGTCCATACGGTCAAAGCGGGCGAAAGTCT is a genomic window containing:
- a CDS encoding TatD family hydrolase; the protein is MIIDTHIHLDDGRYDDDFEDVINRAYQNDVKRFIIPGADPLTLEKAVKIAETHENIYFAVGVHPYDLEAFDSFDFEKYLQHEKCVAVGECGMDYFRLEGSHEEKEIVKKEQERVFKAQIRLAKKYKKPLIVHIRDASLDSKRILLEEEAGEVGGVLHCYNADEQLLSLAQEGFYFGIGGVLTFSNAKKLVNVLPKIPLERLVIETDGPYLTPTPHRGERNEPAYTRFVAKKMSELLHKNIDEIENITTENAIKLFHIL
- a CDS encoding LysM peptidoglycan-binding domain-containing protein yields the protein MLRFILILLAPYALFAALTFSTNNNKDVELLKTFDIDSSFLYDEKLNEMKSSERARYQYKHFFQAMDNAYIFIPRIKEVLNEYNVPAEFLYLAMAESNFSTKAYSKKRATGMWQFMPRTAKLYKLRIDDYVDERRDLIKSSKAAAQYLTYLHKKFGKWYLAAIAYNCGGGYLSRAIKRAGTDDLKVLLDDKKRYIPRESRLYIRKILALALVGNDEDYLIDNEYEFLLNRGNAYSLATVKVARGESLSRISKLIGIPLKELKALNHHLSYDFTPPDVKTYDIYIPYVKLSEFKQKYHPESIKNIYMVHTVKAGESLYSIGKKYKVPYKIIKDFNKLTTNRLSLKERLIIPVAVSKHSFHDKKYYMVKNGDTLDSIAKANKVSIGFIKSVNNLKNNTIKIGDKLYLNE